The Ptychodera flava strain L36383 chromosome 7, AS_Pfla_20210202, whole genome shotgun sequence DNA window TTACATTAAAATTCACTAGGAATTATCTGCTTCTGTTGCAATACAGCAAAGTTGATGTGAGCTTACAGAATCAAccaaattacatgtatatgtgaaatgtacAACTAGCGATATGTTATGAATTTACAGCAGTGATGTGTCAATCAAAACAGTAGATTAAGACTACtctgtttattttattcatcATATTGTGGATATCTGCATGGGTGCCACTACTCCataaattatgaaaccatattttGAAGTTATTGTGAGTATTATATCCATATTGAATAGTCAGTCATTGTATATGGTGTATAATAAGGTATTGTGGTATATGGCTTTGTGAAATACTATAAAAAAtatcttttgttacaaattttcttGTTCAACAGTGCAATACCAAGTGCAAACGCTTTACAGCAAAAGTGTTGGATGCATTCAAGGAGTCATTCAATCACTTTGTTAATTCGGAAGACATCCTGAAAGCAGAAAATCCTCTCAAGGAATTTGCCGAGGCAGTGATGAATTTTCCACGACATTACTCTGATGATCATTCTTCAGAATGGTGCAGATTTCATCCAAAGGTGTGTATCATTGTCAGGGCATTCATACACCTGTAATATAAAGAAGCAAGTGTCATAGCTATTATTAATAATATAATGATGAAAAATGTCTTCTTCCACTCTCCatgacaaaattttgtactTCTACAATGGAAATGTGtctaatttacattttttaattttttttaaatgttaaaattattttcagaaGAAAGATGGTAAGCCTTACAGCACTACAAACTTGGTGAATTGTCCAGAACAGTTAAAgaaattcacagacatcatGCAGAAAGTAGCTAACAAGCCAGAAGAATATATCAATCCTGCTGGTAAATTCACAACAAATGTTGCTGAGGCCTTCCACTCCCTGGCACTAAAATACAGAGACAAAAGGATTTACCTAGGTCACAAACACTACTGTATGAAGACGGATATGGCAATCTTGTACAAggtaaaattggaaaataacATCATTAATAATACACTTCAATGTGACATGTGACAAAATCATAGTTTAGCATGTTGagtgttttttattgttttattcctTACATTTTATTCCTTACCATTACATCTATTGATTTGCTATGAGGGTAACAGTATATGGCTGTCTACCCAAGGGATTGTGAGTCGCCCATATTAATCTGTTTCTCACAGGTGAAGGCTGAGGGGAAACAGATCATTTTGGAGTGACTCACAAAAGGAGATATTCATCATGCTGTTACTTGAATAAGTacagtaaatattttatttgtaatgcATCTCACAGAGTTCATCATTTAGGTATGTTGAATCATTATCATACACAAGTGACAATGATTTGACAAACCATAGCACAGAAAATAGACCAATTGTGTTtcagatatgaattaaaactaaAGACATAAATATTTTACTTACCTAGAATATTGGACCAATTTGGAAACTGCTGCTGTTCCTTTACTTAGAAGTTGATGTTCCTGAAACAGCAGTTAGAGCAGTGTTAGAGCAGCAAAGACAGTGGCGACTGAAGAAAGcagagaatgaaaatcaggaagTCATCAAGAAAAGGTATACTGTATCTTTATGGCACCTTTCTACATTTGTATAATTAGTAGTTTGTCACAATGACATCAAATGTTTGCATTCTACATTGATTTTATTGAGGAATTCATAGGTTCACTACCCACTAAGCCCTCAAATCATACTCTCACACAAAGAGTATTACTAAAGCATTGTGTGCGTCAAGTATCTCTGGCGATCACATGCATCATCAATTCTTCACTGAATTCTGGTGAAtttcaaaatccatgaaaatcaGGGATTGCACACACGCTCATTATTAAGGAAATCAACccttaacaaaaatgttttaaaaaataatagaGCAGTGTCAAATGTAACGTGAAGTTGATGCAGAAGTAGGTATTAACTCAAATTAATTTATATCTGTGCAATGACAGTCTGGCTGCACTGTTTGCTTTTCTACTTATGAGTCTCATACATTTTAGCAGTCTATAGTTaacacagcattttattgagaTAGGGCATTTTCTACAAGTGCTCCAGGTGATATACAATGTACCTACAGTCTTTTTTCTATTAGAATTATTAGATTTGTGAATTGCATCTCTCAAACACAGAGCTGCACAAAAGAAGAGCAGGAAGCGTCGCTTGCGGCATGAGAAGACTAGAATGGACAGTATTAGAGCCACTGGTGTGACAACTGTTCAATATGTAGGCAAAAGTATGGCTGTTGATCAGAGTGACAGCAGTGATGAGGATGAGACTGTCATCACTGAAGACAACATGGCTTCAGCAACACCTACTGTCACAACCACTCCATCTAGCACAGTTGCTACCACCAATGCCAGTACTCAAGCTGCAGCAACTTCATCTACCTATGGTACTGGGACTGAAGCTGGAATCGAACAAATACCCTCTATGCAATCAAGGATATTTATTATCTTTGATTTAGAGGGTACTGGTGGAAACACACACAGAGATAGTATCATAGAGATTGGTGCCAGTGCATACATACCCCACAGAATCCAGCATCTGGAAACTCCTCTTGAGTTTTCAACTCTTGTTAAGACTTCTGCAAAGATAAAATCAATAGGTTAGTATAGAGTATTAAAATAACAAAGTTCAAACACAACTGAAAGTTAATTCAAAAAACAGCTTGGTATCCTGGGCTTTTCCTTTTCTGTTCCTTTTTTCTGGGCAATTTAAATCACAATATTAATGTTTTctactattattatattatGCATGATTATGAAATGGGTTTGATTATTTTCACAggaataaatattatatttcaaatgTTCCCTTTTCAGTTGCAATGAAGACAGGTATTTCCCAGGGAATGTTACAGGGCAAATCAAAACTATCCACAGCACTACCATCCTTCTTAGATTGGGTAGCCACCCTTGTACAGGATGTAGAGGAAAAACTACCACGCACATTTATCCAGGCAAGTACACTCAAATAATATCACAAAGTTTTACAAACAAATTAAACTATTgatcaaaagaaaaaacaataaaaatcatttttttttgtttcttgtatTGGGCATATTGCTAATCACAACTCAATTATTGTAGTTTGAATGAAAAATTTCTATTAATGGGACCTGTAAGATTGATTAGATTTCAGTAATGAATGAATAAGCCTATGTCCATGTTGGGTATTAAAGGCATAAAATTgcttatttttgtcattatttgtgttgtttAAGTTTCTTGTGGAATATTATCTATATTGTTCTGCTTATGGAAATGGGCTCGATCGCTGGTTCCCACAGCTCAACTCACACTCTATACACAGACGAAATGCATGAttactttcaacatttaaattttggtatgtaccaaaaataccgtcaatgaagctgtaccttctctaatgtgtggccaggtcaggtaattggttgttggcatggagttgttggtaaatagttgatgatgtaggggcgtgaggtgggatatggacccaaagaacccaaaacatgattaaatacatcaatcaaaaaaattctaagctacagtataaactgcctaaagatagttcaatgtggaaaaaagttaaataattcagaaataagaattaacagtccaaaatagtaatgagtcacttccttactgacctgagtgcatgtgaaatacacaacctggcatctgtaaattaaatgtataccaagtgatcatttccagtcacttttaactgtttttaatggattttccaaagagtcctgtggaaatgatgaaaaacgcttatctggtcttgtgtttgtataacctcatggctgataattgtcatagtattgaaaaaaaattgaaagtgaagaaattactttttTTAATAGGCAtgtttttccttgaaatacatgaccgtgtaaagaatatatgctaaaagtgtttaagagtaaatttcttttcaaaaaataatttaattgtgaccaaaggatttttattctttgagtttacaaattcaaacattgcaatttgttcaatcatcttgtgcagtgcaaaaatttataaaataccgtcaatgacgctgtaccttctctaatgtgtggccaggtcaggtaattggttgttggcatgcagttgttggtaaatagttgatgatgtaggggcatgaggtggggtgtggacccaaagaacccaaataaagagatgattaaatatatcatcaaaaaaattctaagctacagtataaactgcctaaagatagttcaatgtgaaaaaagttaaataattcagaaataagaattaacagtccaaaatagtaatgacgcacttccttactgacctgagtgcatgtgaaatacacaacctggcatctataaattaaatgtgctgtataccaagtgatcattttaagtcacttttaactgttttaaatggattttccaaagagtcctgtggaaatgatgaaaaacgcttatctggtattgtgtttgtaaagcgtcatggctgataattgtcatagtattgaaaaaaaattgaaagtgaagaaattactgtttttgatAGGCatatttccttgaaatacatgaccgtgtaaagaatatatgctaaaagtgtttaagagtaaatttcttttcaaaaaataatttaatttgtgaccaaaggattttattctttgagtttacaaattcaaacattgcaatttgttcaatcatcttgtgcagtgcaaaaattaataaaatgactgaaaaataaaaaaaattggcagaattacagtctttgtgatgtaaaattatgggttgacatcacgataattgttaatctgtttgaagtactactatactataatttaaattaaaaggaaaagttcatgcagaaacggtaacatatattgtcagcaatgtagtgttaattttgactttacatcaaaatatgcctttgctggataccaaatatatagggcgaaatattaaatcagccatgttcagcaaaatccacacaacagcattgatccttttctaatttgatttgatttgcttatgttatccttgtatgacagtcagtacaatatggaacttgaacacaacacagtgaataagtatgctgtaaatgaaatggtgtggctgcatccacatgcagcaataggagtgtctttgtctctcacccctcatttccaacctgtcccatccctgaaaaaatagtttggtcttatatttataatgttaataatttctgtatttgttaaaatgtgcgcatctcaaaaacttttgatcataaacattttcattttttatagctgaccagtcagtcaacctgtttattttgaatatttgcgcatttttcctcagtttttgacattttcagaataccctcttattcaatttgtcattttctaaaagttaaaatgctcctgtgtgtggtcaagctttccacaagcatcaaatgtggtacttcatataggaaggtctgcctctagagggcgggcatcatgaacagtgtttgtttagTGACtatatttcctccacataaatttctgattgtactgtaaacattgaacatggccgacgtccgattttcctgtctaaaactttcactcattttcgttcatatgactctgaaactccaggaaacgattgggaagaaagagttatcttgaaatattgagatactcgccgatattttgcaaaattaaatgagaaaaaatgcaaggaaactGCCGACTGGCTaacatctgcagattatgcaacaggcccatgatcacgtgaggccatgaggggatatccacgcaactcagtaccaaacactagcgtgCACACgtacacagagtgagcaaacacaaagtgagtacccctaacgtcagctcagtagtctgtaatagattgtagtcaactaagaaaccttggagaaaggcttaacactggctATGCTGCTAAGtcccatttgatttttgtcacagctcaaaatcgtctcctacacctcaacctgaaccatgaacaccccaccagtttatgatatgacccatcacaatggcatgacgtcaacggatcttgacagacggaagtattaacagacggaagtagttgacaccagcatactggttttcaattctaataccttctctgtctataaatagacacgagaaggtaaaaatgactgaaaaacaaaaaaaattggcagaattacagtctttgtgatgtaaaattatgggttgacatcacgataactgttaatctgtttgaagtactaatatactataatttaaaaaagaaaattcatgcagaaacggtaaaatatattgtcagcaatgtagtgttaattttgactttacatcaaaatatgcctttgctggataccaaatatatagggcgaaatatcagccatgttcagcaaaatccacacaacagcattgatccttttctaatttgatttgatttgcttatgttatccttgtatgacagtcagtacaatatggaacttgaacacaacacagtgaataagtatgctgtaaatgaaatggtgtggctgcatccacatgcagcaataggagtgcctttgtctctcacccctcatttccaaccgctcccatccctgaaaaaatagtttggtcttatatttataatgttaataatttctgtatttgttaaaatgtgcgcatctcaaaaacttttgatcataaacattttcattgttttttatagctgaccaatcagttaacctgtttattttgaatatttgcgcatttttcctcagtatttgacattttctgaataccttcttattcaatttgtcattttctaaaagtttaaatgctccattgtgtggtcaagctttccacaagcatcaaatgtggtacttcatataggagggtctgcctctagagggcgggcatcatgaacatcctgtgtttgttggttaattcctccacgtaaacttctgattgtactgtaaacattgaacatggccgacgtccgattttcctgtctaaaactttcactcattttcgttcatatgactctgaaactccaggaaacgattgggaagaaagggttatcttgaaatattgaggtactcgccgatattttgcaaaattaaatgagaaaaaatgcaaggaaaatgccgacaggcttacacaatgacagttttcagacttgGAGGCATATGAtaatctctgcagattatgcaacaggcccagatcacatgaggccatgaggggatatccacgcaactctgtaccaaacactagcgctcacagagtgagcaaacacaaagtgagtacccctaacgtcagctcagtagtctgtaatagattgtagtcaactaagaaaccttggagaaaggcttaacactgtggctatgccgctaagtcccttttgatttttgtcatagctcaaaatcgttctcccacacctcaacctgagccatgaacacccccaccactttatgatatgacccatcacaatggcatgacgtcaacggatcttgacagacggaagtcttgacagacggaagttcttgacagcagcatattggttttcactctaataccttctctgtctataaatagacacgagaaggtaaaaattgttCTAAAGAAGAATTCATGTGAACTTTAACAACCAGTGATTAAGCATTATTTAGTGAGCAGAACAACATTGATACattacaaaactaaaataaccaaaataatgtcaaaaatagtgacTTTATCCCTTTAATAATGATGAACAGACTGTTGCTTGGAGATTACCTTGAATGGATGCTGGGTGCCTGGTGATTAGGTCTGCACTATGTGTTCACTGTCATACttgttaaaggtctggtgaaatggtcccgttcgtgtgactgaatatcttccagggggtcaatactattacactcgcaacagaattgcaacctaaaagtacgcgcaagtgttaattttttttgatatttctatgcccggctttcatggggtcattttgcgacactcaggtcactcCCATAGCGGAGATaatggttggccgtctgtgacgtcacaggtgttcatttacatcgaatagcggtccaacgccgccttatctctgcaaggtatccgctaacaaaacagtgTTCGCCCTGCCCATTCGCCAAGTTCGCTAATGCGAAttgaaatccgaagtggcgaaaaaaaatcgatcctcattcgccacagcggcgaaactgatttttgtttaaaaaatatggtaaaataaagaaaaaaaagtgggttttttagtcttttgtttaatctgcgcttctctctcggcgattcgcaaaaactgtgtctacttccgtattattgcgttctttccgttgtacgtatttgcaatagagccaagtctcgcgagagatttgacttcctttagtctagtgtacagcatgcataaatggctctcgctAGAATTGAAACTTggacacacgcaatcgagccctcgcgataaatttgacgtcatttcgtctagtgtacagcaggcatagaaacgctcgctcgcgagaattgaaacttttgctgtacatagcagacatacgcattttaatcgaggcaacaaggttcggtgttgcagttgatttacattgcggtctagatgttctgtgttgtgcattttaatcacggtcttaaacattccatgttgcggtcgatttgcatcgcggccCTCGTGGTccgtattccccgttgttcttcaatttaattgccgtcccaacgacgcgttccgtgttgctgtcgatttgtatcaaggactctacctccatgatttgtatcgcgatctctacgttccgtgttgttgttcgtttaatcaggtgccgccaactagctgttcgtgcaaaaaggtgttcgtgcgaagttttcagcgggcgggcaaatttcaaaactaatcagcgggcggggagaaaaaaatctatatttactgtgggcggggtagaaatttcacaaaattcagtgggcggggagaaaatttttgacagtgggcaccggaagatatgtagagggaggggaaagcggcgtggttgatagaacttgaggggagatttagcgcctaacttagaggggagcatgTTCCAAGCTATACTGCCAGCTGCTCCCACGGTttgc harbors:
- the LOC139136510 gene encoding uncharacterized protein — its product is MVKERGDEHNWEAVADGFYGSRRNANNSSFTLHDLKSGKIAFRAHRTKLGQGHNWEGTSAGAEGDMFSEICHSVKASGITISRLIADKDAALGNILVELFPEAEVTYCSNHVQKTLYGELANLSQVKCKCNTKCKRFTAKVLDAFKESFNHFVNSEDILKAENPLKEFAEAVMNFPRHYSDDHSSEWCRFHPKKKDGKPYSTTNLVNCPEQLKKFTDIMQKVANKPEEYINPAGKFTTNVAEAFHSLALKYRDKRIYLGHKHYCMKTDMAILYKNIGPIWKLLLFLYLEVDVPETAVRAVLEQQRQWRLKKAENENQEVIKKRAAQKKSRKRRLRHEKTRMDSIRATGVTTVQYVGKSMAVDQSDSSDEDETVITEDNMASATPTVTTTPSSTVATTNASTQAAATSSTYGTGTEAGIEQIPSMQSRIFIIFDLEGTGGNTHRDSIIEIGASAYIPHRIQHLETPLEFSTLVKTSAKIKSIVAMKTGISQGMLQGKSKLSTALPSFLDWVATLVQDVEEKLPRTFIQASTLK